In one Candidatus Nitronereus thalassa genomic region, the following are encoded:
- a CDS encoding transglycosylase SLT domain-containing protein, translated as MTQGITTLWRKQYWVHPLESTPCATTKIHENIHLRQHQATDTSQRVGVALMFTKFSYAKSIFSSPTMDTYKIVVRNLAACTVLVAPLLLFLGSTQWQDPTSAAKKSSLIPKPPSDLPWYDIQRFQYHVQTRLPLYREQFEQAAKQYGVPWTLLAAQAYQESRWDRHAKSPTGVRGLMMLTRNTASSLGIKNRLDPDKSIDGGARYVAYLKKQINQNISKQDRTWFALAAYNVGLGHVRDAQKLAVKLEKNPHSWKELKTVLPLLSNKTYYQNLQYGYARGREPVQYVKRIRAYHALLEHYLREI; from the coding sequence ATGACGCAAGGCATCACAACGCTATGGAGAAAACAATATTGGGTACATCCCCTCGAAAGTACCCCTTGCGCCACGACTAAGATCCATGAGAACATACATCTTCGTCAACACCAAGCTACCGATACTAGCCAGCGAGTAGGAGTTGCCTTGATGTTTACCAAGTTTTCTTATGCGAAAAGTATATTTTCCAGTCCCACGATGGACACCTATAAAATCGTGGTACGGAATTTAGCTGCGTGCACTGTCCTTGTCGCTCCACTGCTGCTTTTTCTGGGTTCTACCCAGTGGCAAGATCCAACCTCCGCCGCAAAAAAATCATCCCTTATCCCCAAACCACCCTCAGACCTTCCCTGGTATGACATTCAACGGTTTCAATACCATGTGCAAACTCGTCTACCTTTGTACCGTGAACAGTTTGAACAGGCGGCTAAACAATATGGTGTCCCCTGGACACTCCTGGCCGCTCAAGCCTATCAGGAATCCAGGTGGGATCGCCATGCCAAAAGCCCAACAGGGGTACGAGGGCTTATGATGTTAACTCGCAACACGGCATCTTCCTTAGGCATCAAAAACAGGCTTGATCCGGATAAAAGTATCGATGGCGGAGCCCGATACGTGGCGTACCTAAAAAAGCAAATCAACCAAAATATTTCCAAGCAGGATCGAACCTGGTTTGCTCTTGCCGCCTACAATGTAGGCTTGGGCCATGTCAGAGATGCCCAAAAACTCGCTGTAAAATTGGAAAAAAATCCACACTCCTGGAAAGAGTTAAAAACTGTACTACCCCTCCTTTCCAACAAGACCTATTATCAAAACCTCCAATATGGGTACGCGCGGGGACGGGAACCGGTGCAATATGTGAAACGAATCCGCGCCTACCACGCACTCCTTGAACACTACTTGCGCGAAATTTAA
- a CDS encoding homogentisate 1,2-dioxygenase: MPPMHHTAFYVREQLLNEYCFTREGFEAPYSTLYLYHPPTSEVERKPYKEASWGVLEKRDNPLLQRRHFRSSKNHPQGNFINGRTPLAFNDDLTYGLCHPGEVTPDFFANNDADELFFVAAGEVEIQSLFGKLPLVPGDYLIVPRSCPYRFKFSNPPKLIYVEAKQSLSIPMEFINDHGQLKMEAPYSERSFTCPEWDAELMEGDAPVAIVRKRQGTFTHTSYAQNYFKMTGWDGYVYPYAINLKNIQPKTGRVHLPPVSHLTFAGGGFAVMSFLPRVLDFDENAIPCPFYHSSVDCDELLFYYSGDFTSRKTIERGSISYHPSGIPHGPHPGAYQKSIGLKHTNEQAVMVDTFAPLFLTRQSEALEDLDYPTSWQENPS; the protein is encoded by the coding sequence ATGCCGCCAATGCACCACACGGCGTTTTATGTCAGGGAGCAGTTATTGAATGAATATTGTTTTACCCGTGAGGGGTTTGAAGCTCCCTACTCCACTCTGTATTTATACCACCCTCCCACGAGTGAAGTGGAACGCAAGCCTTACAAAGAGGCCAGTTGGGGCGTTCTCGAAAAACGGGACAACCCCCTGTTGCAGCGACGACATTTTAGAAGCTCAAAAAATCACCCCCAGGGGAACTTTATCAACGGTCGAACCCCGCTGGCCTTCAACGATGATTTGACGTACGGCTTGTGCCATCCGGGAGAGGTCACGCCAGACTTTTTTGCCAACAACGATGCCGATGAATTGTTTTTTGTGGCGGCGGGTGAAGTCGAGATCCAAAGCCTGTTTGGAAAACTTCCCCTGGTGCCCGGAGATTATCTGATCGTCCCCCGGTCATGCCCGTACCGGTTCAAATTCTCCAATCCTCCGAAATTGATCTATGTCGAAGCGAAACAATCCCTGAGCATCCCTATGGAATTCATCAACGACCATGGGCAATTGAAAATGGAGGCCCCGTATTCAGAGCGAAGTTTTACATGTCCCGAATGGGACGCGGAGTTGATGGAAGGCGACGCACCCGTGGCTATCGTCCGCAAACGGCAGGGCACGTTCACTCACACGTCGTATGCACAAAACTATTTTAAAATGACGGGCTGGGACGGCTACGTCTATCCTTACGCCATTAACTTGAAGAACATCCAACCCAAAACCGGCAGGGTCCACTTGCCGCCGGTTTCACACTTAACGTTTGCCGGTGGAGGATTTGCCGTGATGAGTTTTCTCCCACGAGTGTTGGACTTCGACGAGAATGCTATTCCCTGTCCTTTCTACCATTCGTCCGTGGATTGTGACGAACTCCTGTTTTACTATTCAGGTGATTTTACCAGTCGAAAGACCATCGAACGCGGGTCGATCAGCTATCACCCGTCGGGCATCCCGCACGGTCCGCATCCCGGCGCCTATCAGAAATCAATTGGGCTCAAACACACGAATGAACAGGCGGTAATGGTGGACACGTTCGCGCCGTTGTTTTTGACCCGGCAGAGTGAAGCGTTGGAGGATCTCGACTATCCAACGAGCTGGCAGGAGAACCCGTCATGA
- a CDS encoding VOC family protein — translation MESPSALGIKKVYSIEFVVDYFDRSRDFYRNKMGLLETHQSTRDWEDKFKSKAIYFTANDIKIMVSSPLTTHSYTAQYLKTLCPGVCKVVLQVENLDRTIDYLQDHYATFVHREKEVCSPNSRHHFITIASPIGFVEFTFLEIEGNEDEIPMFETISSPPNEDSPFNSIDHITINARTIYPIYNFFEQVMDFKKFWSVSFHTPDFKSGKKGTGLFSQVMYDPGSHVKFASNEPLNPHFNDSQIQTFVYKNHGAGIQHIALGVDNLVDAVKHFRSRGIEFLPTPDTYYDMLPERMAQQQIGNLREDLADLKEQGILVDGENGKYLLQIFLKDASLLYQDESAGPFFYEIIQRCGHGGFGEGNFRALFEAIELQEPVR, via the coding sequence ATGGAATCACCCTCAGCATTAGGCATTAAAAAAGTGTATTCGATCGAATTTGTGGTCGATTACTTTGACCGCAGTCGAGACTTCTACCGCAATAAAATGGGTTTACTGGAAACACATCAGTCCACACGCGATTGGGAGGACAAATTCAAAAGCAAGGCCATCTATTTTACCGCCAATGACATCAAAATTATGGTGTCCTCTCCCCTGACCACGCATAGCTATACCGCCCAATATCTGAAAACCCTCTGTCCGGGAGTTTGTAAGGTCGTGCTCCAGGTAGAAAACCTCGACCGAACGATTGACTATTTACAAGATCACTATGCGACGTTTGTTCATAGAGAAAAAGAAGTGTGTTCTCCAAATAGTCGCCATCACTTTATCACGATTGCCTCTCCGATCGGGTTTGTCGAGTTCACCTTCCTGGAAATCGAAGGCAATGAAGATGAAATCCCCATGTTTGAAACAATTTCTTCCCCACCGAATGAAGATTCACCGTTCAACAGTATCGACCACATCACCATCAACGCTCGAACCATCTATCCAATTTACAACTTCTTCGAACAGGTCATGGACTTCAAAAAATTTTGGAGCGTGTCCTTTCACACCCCGGACTTCAAGTCCGGAAAAAAGGGAACCGGATTGTTTTCACAGGTCATGTATGATCCCGGATCGCACGTAAAGTTTGCATCCAACGAACCATTGAATCCCCATTTCAATGACTCGCAAATTCAAACCTTCGTTTACAAAAATCATGGAGCGGGCATTCAGCACATTGCGTTGGGGGTAGATAACCTTGTGGACGCCGTCAAACATTTTCGATCAAGGGGCATTGAATTTCTTCCCACACCAGATACGTATTACGATATGTTGCCGGAACGCATGGCCCAACAACAGATCGGCAATCTCAGGGAAGACCTTGCCGACCTCAAAGAACAAGGCATATTGGTAGATGGGGAGAACGGAAAATACTTGCTACAAATTTTCCTGAAGGACGCGTCGCTGCTGTATCAGGATGAAAGCGCCGGTCCTTTCTTTTATGAAATAATTCAACGGTGCGGGCATGGGGGATTCGGGGAAGGAAACTTCCGGGCCTTATTTGAAGCCATCGAATTGCAGGAACCCGTGCGATGA
- a CDS encoding molybdopterin-dependent oxidoreductase: protein MDTETISNLGAEFHVEEISVLMPGMGGLGIRVAGLLELTALPIGSDHVTFSSADGQYSASLTLDQAKKFGILLYQVDKAPLPADKGGPFRLVTPGLGDLCANVKNVGQITVTVGLGKDTRPEERSC from the coding sequence GTGGATACGGAAACCATTTCAAACCTTGGTGCAGAATTTCATGTAGAGGAAATCAGCGTATTGATGCCGGGTATGGGTGGCCTGGGGATAAGAGTTGCTGGGCTATTAGAATTAACCGCTCTTCCCATAGGTAGCGATCATGTGACGTTTTCTTCTGCTGATGGGCAATATTCCGCCAGCCTGACTCTTGATCAAGCAAAAAAATTCGGTATTTTACTCTATCAGGTAGATAAGGCGCCTTTGCCTGCAGACAAAGGAGGTCCGTTCCGGCTAGTGACCCCTGGTCTTGGAGATTTATGCGCGAATGTGAAAAATGTTGGTCAAATTACGGTTACTGTGGGCTTGGGCAAGGATACCAGACCGGAAGAACGGTCCTGTTAA
- a CDS encoding alpha-amylase produces the protein MAGSCDRWGEHAARAVSMGFNWIYINPVNAPGFSGSLYSTKEYEQLNTAFVPPTAASQSLDVLKPALQHMVELGLHPMIDLVINHTAIDSPLIHRHPAWFQRDADGQVINPCAVDPNDPTKKTVWGDLAIVDNEESSDREGLWRYWTELVLHYLALGFQGFRCDAAYQVPAKLWQRLIQEARNVNPNAVFWAENLGCTVEQTRALRAAGFQYFCNSSKWWNFQDDWCLAQHREFEDMPSISFPETHDTDRLAQETHGLEKIQRQRYAFATTFSAGIMMPIGYEFGFQKRLHVVETQPSDWESGTMELQKFIHAVNDIKMNTPLLQGEGTLNRLFVNHPSLLVLARESEHAPGQRGWIVLNRDWDHSAQLLIHELQLDGKITWRDLTKADQHHPESHDGGFLEIQPAGVLFLSKTS, from the coding sequence TTGGCGGGATCATGTGATCGCTGGGGTGAGCATGCGGCACGTGCTGTCTCGATGGGATTTAATTGGATCTATATCAATCCTGTGAATGCTCCAGGGTTTTCCGGAAGTTTATATTCCACGAAGGAGTATGAACAACTCAATACAGCGTTTGTCCCACCAACCGCTGCCAGTCAATCACTTGATGTTCTCAAACCAGCCCTTCAGCACATGGTGGAGCTAGGACTTCATCCAATGATCGATTTAGTGATAAATCATACGGCTATCGATTCGCCACTCATTCATCGGCACCCAGCTTGGTTTCAAAGGGATGCCGATGGGCAAGTAATCAATCCTTGTGCCGTGGATCCCAACGATCCAACAAAGAAAACGGTTTGGGGGGACTTGGCAATCGTGGATAATGAAGAATCCAGCGATCGAGAGGGCTTATGGAGATATTGGACAGAGCTGGTGCTCCACTATTTAGCCCTGGGCTTTCAGGGCTTTCGGTGCGATGCCGCATATCAAGTCCCGGCAAAATTGTGGCAACGGTTGATCCAAGAGGCACGAAACGTCAATCCGAATGCCGTGTTTTGGGCAGAAAATTTGGGTTGCACCGTGGAACAAACCCGGGCTTTGCGTGCCGCAGGATTTCAATATTTTTGCAATAGTTCAAAATGGTGGAATTTTCAGGACGACTGGTGTTTAGCACAACATCGAGAATTCGAGGATATGCCATCAATTTCATTTCCCGAAACACATGATACCGATCGTCTCGCTCAGGAGACTCATGGATTGGAAAAAATTCAACGTCAACGTTATGCCTTTGCCACGACTTTTTCTGCGGGGATCATGATGCCGATTGGCTATGAGTTTGGATTTCAGAAACGGCTGCATGTGGTAGAGACTCAACCGTCAGATTGGGAGTCCGGAACCATGGAGTTGCAAAAATTTATTCATGCCGTGAATGACATCAAAATGAACACCCCCTTGCTTCAAGGAGAGGGAACCTTGAATCGTCTTTTTGTAAACCATCCATCGTTATTAGTCTTAGCTCGGGAAAGCGAGCATGCGCCAGGACAGAGAGGGTGGATTGTGTTGAACAGGGATTGGGATCATTCTGCCCAGTTGTTAATCCATGAACTTCAGCTTGATGGCAAGATTACCTGGAGGGATCTGACGAAGGCAGATCAACATCATCCAGAATCCCATGACGGGGGTTTTCTTGAAATTCAGCCTGCGGGTGTGTTGTTTCTTTCCAAAACTTCATAG
- a CDS encoding fumarylacetoacetate hydrolase family protein, giving the protein MKLLRYETTSGSTAHGLLIEKDIFPLIEMTTTEALGKLKQGNPHWKKCVAQTPVALSEVTLLPPVERPGAFLDFYTFEDHVRTARKKRGLDIVPEWYEYPVWYNGSPRCFSGDGTTVHFPKHEHKKDYELELGIVIHKPCHRISVEEAAEHIGAYTIVNDFSARQLQEKIMKVGLGPAKAKDFNTGLGPWLVTPDEIRDPRNLNMRAWVNGELWSEGNSGSSHFTFAQMIAFASEDQTLYPGDILASGTVGTGCGLELDRFLQSGDKVELEIEHIGRLTHWVG; this is encoded by the coding sequence ATGAAGCTGTTGCGGTATGAGACCACGTCCGGGTCGACGGCACATGGACTTCTGATCGAAAAGGACATTTTTCCTTTGATAGAAATGACCACAACCGAAGCCTTAGGCAAACTCAAACAGGGCAACCCACACTGGAAAAAATGTGTCGCCCAAACGCCGGTCGCCTTATCCGAGGTGACGCTTCTCCCACCCGTGGAACGTCCTGGAGCATTCTTGGATTTTTATACGTTTGAAGATCATGTCCGCACCGCACGAAAAAAACGTGGCCTGGATATCGTGCCCGAATGGTATGAGTATCCTGTCTGGTACAATGGTTCCCCACGGTGTTTCAGCGGTGACGGGACCACGGTGCATTTTCCGAAACACGAACACAAAAAAGATTATGAACTGGAATTGGGCATCGTGATTCACAAGCCCTGTCATCGGATCAGCGTGGAGGAAGCAGCCGAGCATATCGGCGCGTATACGATCGTGAACGATTTTAGTGCCCGCCAACTCCAGGAAAAAATCATGAAGGTGGGCCTCGGTCCCGCCAAGGCCAAAGACTTCAATACGGGCCTGGGCCCCTGGCTGGTGACACCCGACGAAATCCGCGATCCCAGAAACCTGAACATGCGGGCGTGGGTGAACGGGGAATTATGGTCGGAGGGCAATAGCGGATCGTCGCACTTCACCTTTGCGCAGATGATTGCCTTTGCTTCGGAAGATCAGACGCTGTATCCCGGAGACATTCTGGCTAGCGGCACGGTGGGTACTGGATGTGGCCTGGAGCTGGATCGATTTCTCCAGAGTGGGGACAAAGTGGAATTGGAAATTGAACACATTGGGAGGCTGACCCATTGGGTCGGATAA
- a CDS encoding Crp/Fnr family transcriptional regulator, with translation MKMKRDHLKTIPLFSELTNAELDLILEKAREQRYPRGSIVFYEGDPGDFLMVVLTGKVKVVLLGEGGQEIILAMLGPGNFFGEMAILEAAPRSATVMTAEQSEFLILEQPSFSALIELHPSISQKILKHLSERLRQADEQIRSLAMFDIYGRIAQCLLRLGQTQGKRVDGTLIISDRPSFQELSHMIGCSRETVSRAMKVLQEDGYLSVTRKEITIMRPWHHHK, from the coding sequence ATGAAAATGAAACGCGACCACCTCAAAACCATCCCCCTGTTTTCCGAACTCACCAATGCGGAACTTGATCTCATTCTTGAGAAAGCTAGAGAACAGCGGTACCCACGGGGTAGTATTGTGTTTTACGAGGGTGACCCCGGCGACTTTCTCATGGTCGTCCTGACTGGAAAAGTCAAAGTCGTGTTGTTGGGTGAAGGGGGCCAAGAAATTATTCTCGCCATGTTAGGACCAGGAAATTTTTTCGGGGAAATGGCCATTCTCGAAGCAGCCCCGCGTTCGGCCACCGTCATGACGGCAGAACAGTCAGAATTTCTCATCCTGGAACAACCAAGCTTTTCAGCCCTAATTGAACTTCATCCCTCCATCAGCCAGAAAATTCTGAAACATCTCTCCGAGCGGCTCCGACAAGCGGACGAGCAGATTCGGAGTCTGGCCATGTTTGATATATATGGGCGAATCGCTCAATGCCTTCTGCGGTTGGGCCAAACACAGGGCAAGCGGGTAGACGGAACACTCATCATCAGCGACCGACCGTCTTTTCAAGAACTCTCCCATATGATTGGATGTTCACGAGAAACCGTGAGCCGCGCCATGAAAGTGCTGCAAGAAGATGGCTACCTCAGCGTCACCCGCAAAGAGATTACCATCATGCGTCCCTGGCATCATCATAAATAG
- a CDS encoding glutamate-5-semialdehyde dehydrogenase codes for MKTDEVQPKDTDKDEIEEPAEGEGLEPELEEVDTPTYITNLLRTAKTAAPRLAILTASVKNQALVAMADGLENALEEILEANEKDLEAFDASQGREAMADRLRLTPERIKDMATGLREIAELRDPVGESLGMRLRPNGMKVGKVRVPIGVIGIIYESRPNVTADAAALCLKSGNVCVLRGGSEAIHSNTAIAAILSEVAKKEGIPDGAISFVDRAEREVVLELLKRDDCIDLIIPRGGESLMKTVTENTAIPVIKHDKGVCHVYVDGNADLDMAQNIAMNAKVQRPSTCNAMETLLVHHQSARTLLPKLGKELLAAKVEIRGCEKTCSYIPEALPATDQDYGQEFLSLTLAIKVVKDMDEAMEHIHQYGSHHTEVIVTKDYSRALRFMREVDAGAVMVNASSRLNDGYQFGLGAEIGISTTRIHARGPMGLEDLTCSKFVVFGSGQIRE; via the coding sequence ATGAAAACTGACGAAGTGCAACCTAAAGACACAGACAAGGATGAAATAGAAGAACCGGCGGAAGGTGAGGGTCTCGAGCCGGAATTAGAAGAAGTTGATACGCCAACCTATATTACGAATCTCCTCAGGACTGCCAAAACTGCGGCGCCTCGTCTGGCCATTCTGACAGCCTCTGTTAAAAATCAAGCCCTTGTCGCCATGGCTGATGGGCTTGAAAATGCTTTAGAGGAGATTCTGGAGGCTAATGAAAAGGATCTAGAGGCCTTTGATGCGAGTCAGGGGCGCGAAGCCATGGCGGATCGTTTGCGACTGACTCCAGAACGCATCAAAGATATGGCCACAGGACTTCGGGAAATTGCCGAACTCCGGGATCCCGTTGGAGAATCCTTGGGGATGCGCTTGCGTCCCAATGGAATGAAAGTGGGAAAGGTTCGTGTGCCGATTGGGGTGATTGGGATCATTTATGAGTCTCGTCCCAATGTGACCGCAGACGCTGCCGCCCTGTGTTTGAAGTCTGGCAATGTTTGTGTTCTTCGGGGGGGCTCGGAAGCTATTCATTCCAATACCGCGATTGCTGCAATTTTATCCGAGGTTGCAAAAAAAGAAGGAATCCCTGATGGGGCCATATCATTTGTGGATCGAGCGGAACGTGAAGTCGTACTTGAGCTTCTCAAAAGGGATGATTGCATTGATCTCATCATTCCTCGTGGTGGAGAATCTCTCATGAAAACGGTCACGGAAAATACCGCCATCCCTGTGATCAAGCATGATAAGGGGGTCTGTCATGTGTATGTCGATGGGAATGCAGATTTGGATATGGCCCAGAATATTGCCATGAATGCCAAAGTACAGCGGCCCTCTACGTGCAATGCGATGGAAACGTTGTTGGTGCATCACCAATCAGCCCGGACCTTGCTTCCCAAACTTGGGAAAGAACTCCTTGCTGCAAAGGTAGAAATTCGTGGATGTGAAAAAACATGTAGTTATATTCCTGAAGCCCTTCCCGCGACAGATCAAGATTATGGGCAAGAATTTTTGTCACTGACCTTGGCCATTAAAGTCGTCAAGGACATGGATGAGGCGATGGAGCATATTCATCAATACGGGTCTCATCATACCGAGGTCATCGTGACAAAGGATTATTCACGGGCTCTTCGGTTTATGCGGGAAGTAGATGCGGGGGCTGTGATGGTGAATGCTTCGTCCAGGCTGAATGATGGCTACCAATTTGGCCTAGGTGCTGAAATTGGAATTAGCACCACAAGAATTCATGCCCGCGGACCGATGGGGTTGGAGGATTTAACCTGCTCAAAGTTCGTAGTATTTGGTTCCGGCCAGATACGCGAATGA